The sequence GTACAAAAGCTTTAGAAATATTTCTAGGGAAGGTGAACAACCCAAAGATTCGTTGCATCAGTTCTTCCTTTTagattattgtttaattatatatatatatatatatatatatatacatacaggGTGATTTAGATTgggaattaagaaaagaagtgCTGAAACTGAAACTGAAACTTCCATGGTTCAAAGGACTGTCTTAAAGGTTGATCTTTCATGCCAAAGATGCAAGAAAAAGGTTTTAAAATCAGTGTCTGCAATCGAAGGTATGTTCACCACTCtatgtatttttttactttgtgtttcctttattctttttatctttttcctttttcagaGAATTCATAGAAATATGCTTACagatttctgttttttttttttagttacaACTAAGATGAGGAGATTCGGTTTCGAACTCAAAATCTAGTTCGAGTTGAGATATGCACCTACATCAAACTAAATTTGTAGATGCCTTACatatgttttcttattttaaaaaataaaattaaaataaagaattatatttGCACACACTTATTTAGCTTTTGTAGAATTGGCAAAAGTTTATCTCCTCATGTCCTAAGGCAATAAAATAGAGACTGAATCTGTAAGTTTTATGGTTATAAAATTCTATTCTTTTatccttttcaaaaaaattattttagaataataaaataatgtttaaaatgataagaaaaattgatttaggtaataaaatttattataaaaagttagatgtataaaaaatttataaatatgagaaaataattccgtaaaaaaactattatttaatatgaaaaaacaataccgtaagaagaatatatttataaatatttaaaaataatttcaaaagaagagtatatttatgattataagaAACCAACTCCGTgaagaaaaaattttatttttaaaaagagataataaatacttttatttctctcttcatttatcatttaatgTATTGAAATAATGTAGTTGACaaagtttattttatagtaattagtgttatttaattaatgtcAGATTGTTTTTAGAGCTGTGAGATCTTGAATTCGAATGCGaattatttaagaaagaaaaaaagaagagccAGTTTATTTTATGAAACCAAAGCATGCATCCAGGTAATTTATTACTATTGCTTCACCTGTTTGTAGGTGTAGATAAGATTGAAACTGACGAGGCCAAAGGAACATTGACAGTAACAGGAAATGCAGATCCATATGACATTATAGTCAGCACAAGGAAAGCAGGAAAACAGGCAGAGGTAGTGACTGTTGggcctcctcctcctcctccgaAACAGGACGTGCAAAAGAAACCTGAAGAGAAGGCTGAAAAACACAAATCAGAAGCCAAAAAGCCTGAACAAAAGGCTGCCTCAATTCATGATCCACTCAGCTGCTCACAGTGTCAGAGAATAGTTGTTGTGCCAATGGGCTATCAGGAGCCAAATCCATCATGCTCCATCATGTGACAAACCAGTTAGAGTTCACTGTGAGCCCAACATTGTATTTCTAGTTATTATTGTTCTGGTAGTTGATTGGATGGTTTTGACCAATTGAGGATCTCTTTAGCTAGTGAGCAAATTAAAGTGAAGTCGTTTCACATTCTTTTTGGGGAAACAAATTGTAAATTGTTTTTTAAGCACATTTAGTACATCTAGCAAATAGGATAGGAATGAATTAATTCCAAGAAATcatatttctaatttattttaaagataactaaataaaagttgtcaatatataagaaaatgatattattttattataatttgaatacttcaaatatgaaaaatatcataaaaattatatttttttttatcaaagaaaaatgtaCATAAGGAGGATATCCTTATTTATAGAGTCACTAGAGAAAGAATAATCTTTAATGATTTTAATGAGACTATTTGAATTATTGTGTCACTAAACTTTAAACGTATTATTATGtcttaaatatagaaaatacaGTCTTTGTATTTAAGATATAAATTTCCATTTTTTCAACttcattttatcttatttaataaattattaaaatagtaagttaagcttttattttctatttttttctctatttcgAAGAGAAAATAGTTTGGACCCATTAATTGTTTTAccttcttttctatttttcttccttatctaaacaagtgaaaaaaaaaatgacactttatttttctttttttctttttttttattattattttgttttccaaatatagggtagtatttttttgattttactATACTAAGTTCTCGATTAATGGTATCATCGGtgattaaaattgaataaatatattttgagtttTGAAAACTTTGAAGGACtgatttaaaaaggaaaatcttttgaaaggACTAAACAAAGGGATATAAGAGGCTGGTTTCGAATCAAAGCCGGTTAGGAATTGGCCGGTTTTAGTTTCTAGTTCGGTTCGACCAATTTAGACATACTAAAagaatatcttttatttttcaaaagaaattaagaaaaatagagattgattttaattcttttacaaaaaattaaagtgtctatatattcttttagagtttaaaaaaattaaaattcacgtagttcttttatctattttttaaaaatatatttactttcttAATCATCTTTTATATGGAAAGCTGAAATCCCTTTACTTGTGTGGTTAAACAAATATTCATCTCATTTCTTTAtaactattattaatttactattattactaaatttttattcattcatcaaatatttttagtattatttatgttatatatttattatta comes from Ricinus communis isolate WT05 ecotype wild-type chromosome 5, ASM1957865v1, whole genome shotgun sequence and encodes:
- the LOC107261452 gene encoding heavy metal-associated isoprenylated plant protein 43-like, whose protein sequence is MVQRTVLKVDLSCQRCKKKVLKSVSAIEGVDKIETDEAKGTLTVTGNADPYDIIVSTRKAGKQAEVVTVGPPPPPPKQDVQKKPEEKAEKHKSEAKKPEQKAASIHDPLSCSQCQRIVVVPMGYQEPNPSCSIM